A window of the Chloroflexus sp. Y-396-1 genome harbors these coding sequences:
- a CDS encoding tetratricopeptide repeat protein, whose amino-acid sequence MNVGDEAAIDLELWLTRGALAARRGDLVTSRRIFRALSRLAPTDRRVWIGLARVAESVAERTEALQRAECTTAHLPLPPVLLRTEDVSATTVSVAPSPLPAPVVTATQPAPLPYRSWWWLALLLVILGLLAVWWLTRVSVPETVSVALPTVSAIGPLPTPPTDGAVVAVPAITPSPLPPTPSPVPSPSSAPDARNFGQFVIHENWHIALLRPEDAVIVDGELGTIRASGHVLIVLLAVSNEAPVERALPPNLFAVEDEMGQRYYPLPGTSTDYLEQFGRGMYGDLALEDRFTPQSGLRSVPVLFALPRNRIPLRLWVGDDAWLLR is encoded by the coding sequence GTGAATGTGGGTGACGAAGCGGCGATTGATCTGGAATTATGGTTGACCCGCGGCGCGTTGGCAGCGCGCCGCGGTGATCTTGTAACGTCGCGCCGCATTTTTCGAGCGTTATCACGCCTGGCACCTACCGACCGTCGGGTGTGGATTGGTCTGGCGCGAGTAGCCGAGAGCGTTGCGGAACGTACTGAAGCATTACAGCGCGCCGAATGTACCACGGCACATCTACCTTTACCACCAGTATTGCTGCGCACAGAGGATGTTTCAGCGACAACGGTATCTGTTGCGCCCTCTCCCCTGCCTGCGCCGGTTGTCACAGCTACTCAACCCGCTCCTCTGCCCTATCGAAGCTGGTGGTGGCTGGCGCTCCTGCTCGTAATACTCGGTCTGCTGGCTGTTTGGTGGTTGACGCGCGTGTCGGTTCCGGAGACAGTATCAGTTGCTTTACCGACCGTATCGGCAATAGGACCATTGCCTACTCCACCGACAGATGGAGCGGTTGTCGCTGTGCCCGCTATTACTCCTTCACCGCTGCCTCCTACCCCGTCACCCGTCCCCTCTCCCTCATCGGCGCCCGATGCACGTAACTTCGGCCAATTTGTCATCCACGAAAACTGGCACATTGCGCTCTTGCGACCGGAAGATGCAGTGATCGTCGATGGTGAACTGGGAACGATCCGTGCAAGCGGTCATGTGCTGATCGTACTGCTGGCAGTGAGTAATGAAGCGCCGGTAGAACGGGCACTTCCTCCCAATCTGTTTGCAGTTGAAGATGAGATGGGACAACGTTATTACCCCTTACCGGGCACATCAACGGATTACCTTGAGCAATTTGGACGTGGGATGTATGGCGATCTGGCCCTGGAAGATCGGTTTACGCCGCAGAGTGGCCTACGAAGCGTGCCGGTCTTGTTTGCATTGCCACGCAATCGGATACCATTGCGCTTATGGGTTGGCGATGATGCCTGGCTACTACGGTAG